Proteins encoded within one genomic window of Jiangella mangrovi:
- a CDS encoding phosphomannomutase/phosphoglucomutase, producing the protein MRDLAPILKAYDIRGVVPEQLDDDTARAIGWAAAHVLAGGSGAMVVGHDMRPTSPQLSAAFADGVTSAGVDVVMAGLTSTDQLYYASGALGLPGAMFTASHNPAQYNGIKLCRAGAAPVGYDTGLAEIRALIDDGVDSPVAARGRIGQRDTLGDYAAHLHSLVDVTGGRPLTVVVDAGNGMAGHTVPAVLDRPGLTVIPLYFELDGTFPNHEANPIDPANLVDVQAAVREHGADLGLAFDGDADRCFVVDERGEAVSPSALTALIAVRELLRAPGEPVVHNLITSKAVPEIIAEHGGTPVRTRVGHSLIKQTMAETGAVFGGEHSGHFYFRDFWRADSGMLAALHTLAALGADDSGRPLSQLLDPYERYVASGEINSTVDDAAAVTARVEEAFGKAADVVTDHLDGLTVEFTGTPMWWFNLRPSNTEPLLRLNVEGADRAVMERVRDDVLRVVRGPGEGAA; encoded by the coding sequence GTGCGTGACCTCGCCCCGATCCTCAAGGCCTACGACATCCGTGGCGTGGTCCCGGAGCAGCTCGACGACGACACCGCCCGGGCCATCGGCTGGGCGGCCGCGCACGTGCTCGCCGGGGGCAGCGGCGCGATGGTCGTCGGGCACGACATGCGCCCCACCTCGCCGCAGCTGTCGGCCGCGTTCGCCGACGGGGTCACCTCGGCCGGCGTCGACGTCGTCATGGCGGGGCTCACGAGCACCGACCAGCTCTACTACGCCAGCGGCGCGCTCGGCCTGCCGGGCGCCATGTTCACCGCCAGCCACAACCCCGCGCAGTACAACGGCATCAAGCTGTGCCGGGCCGGGGCCGCGCCGGTGGGCTACGACACCGGCCTCGCCGAGATCAGGGCTCTCATCGACGACGGCGTCGACTCGCCCGTCGCGGCGCGCGGGCGCATCGGGCAGCGCGACACGCTCGGCGACTACGCGGCCCACCTGCACTCCCTGGTCGACGTGACCGGCGGCCGCCCGCTCACCGTCGTCGTCGACGCCGGCAACGGCATGGCGGGGCACACCGTCCCCGCCGTGCTGGACCGGCCCGGCCTCACGGTGATCCCGCTGTACTTCGAGCTCGACGGCACGTTCCCGAACCACGAGGCGAACCCGATCGACCCCGCCAACCTCGTCGACGTGCAGGCGGCCGTCCGCGAGCACGGCGCCGACCTCGGTCTGGCCTTCGACGGCGACGCCGACCGCTGCTTCGTCGTCGACGAGCGGGGCGAGGCGGTGTCGCCGTCGGCGCTGACCGCGCTGATCGCCGTCCGCGAGCTGCTCCGCGCGCCCGGCGAGCCCGTGGTGCACAACCTCATCACCTCGAAGGCCGTGCCCGAGATCATCGCCGAGCACGGCGGCACCCCGGTGCGCACCCGCGTCGGCCACTCGCTGATCAAGCAGACCATGGCCGAGACCGGCGCCGTGTTCGGCGGCGAGCACTCCGGGCACTTCTACTTCCGCGACTTCTGGCGCGCCGACTCCGGCATGCTCGCGGCGCTGCACACGCTGGCCGCGCTGGGCGCCGACGACTCCGGCCGGCCGCTGTCGCAGTTGCTCGACCCGTACGAGCGCTACGTCGCGTCGGGCGAGATCAACAGCACGGTCGACGACGCCGCCGCCGTCACCGCGCGGGTCGAGGAGGCGTTCGGCAAGGCCGCCGACGTCGTCACCGACCACCTCGACGGCCTCACCGTCGAGTTCACCGGAACGCCCATGTGGTGGTTCAACCTGCGCCCGTCCAACACCGAGCCGCTGCTGCGGCTCAACGTCGAGGGCGCGGACCGCGCCGTCATGGAACGGGTGCGCGACGACGTCCTGCGGGTGGTCCGCGGGCCGGGGGAGGGGGCCGCGTGA
- a CDS encoding Trm112 family protein: protein MRLDPTLLQVIACPVCHSPLEPDDDAGELLCTGCPLAYPVRDDIPVLLADQARTRS, encoded by the coding sequence GTGAGGCTCGATCCGACGCTGCTGCAGGTCATCGCCTGCCCGGTCTGCCACAGTCCGCTGGAGCCCGACGACGACGCCGGCGAGCTGCTCTGCACGGGCTGCCCGCTGGCCTACCCGGTGCGCGACGACATCCCCGTGCTGCTGGCCGACCAGGCCCGCACACGTTCCTGA